Proteins from a genomic interval of Danio rerio strain Tuebingen ecotype United States chromosome 4, GRCz12tu, whole genome shotgun sequence:
- the LOC141375060 gene encoding uncharacterized protein gives MAFIKEESEDVKIEETFTVKHEDLQELTDPIEENKVSKEEEHHVKIEEKTHLQTDGILKRRDENCFTCTCTQCGKSFSQSSSLNLHMMSHTGEKPFTCTQCGKTFNCSSHLNQHMRIHTGEKPFTCTQCGKSFSQSSNLNLHMRIHTREKPFQCTQCGKSFSHSSSLNQHMRIHTGEKPFTCSQCGKSFNCLSLLNKHMKIHTGEKPFTCTQCGKSFSQSTSLNQHMRIHTGEKPFTCTQCGKSFSQSSSLNQHMKIHTGEKPFTCTQCGKSFNCKPHLNQHTRIHSGEKPFTCTQCGKSFSQSSNLNLHMINHTGEKPFTCTQCGKSFNFLSHLNLHMRIHTGEKPFTCTQCGRSFSHSSSLNRHMMRHTGDKPFMSNHVV, from the exons atggcgttcattaaagaggagagtgaagatgtgaagattgaagaaacattcacagtcaaacatgaagatctgcaggaactaacag acccaATTGAAGAGAATAAGgtgagtaaagaggaggaacatcatgtcaaaattgaggaaaaaactcatttacagactgatggtattttgaaaaggagagacgagaattgtttcacctgcacctgcactcagtgtggaaagagtttcagccaatcatcatcccttaatctacacatgatgagccacactggagagaaaccatttacttgcactcagtgtgggaagacttttaactgctcatcacaccttaatcaacacatgaggatccacactggagagaaaccattcacatgcactcagtgtgggaagagtttcagccaatcatcaaaccttaatctacacatgaggatccacactagagagaaaccattcCAATGtacccagtgtgggaagagtttcagccactcatcatcccttaatcaacacatgaggatccacactggagaaaaaccattcacatgctctcagtgtgggaagagttttaactgcttatcactccttaataaacacatgaagatccacactggagagaaaccattcacatgcactcagtgtgggaagagttttagccaatcaacatcccttaatcaacacatgagaatccacactggagaaaaaccattcacatgtactcagtgtggaaagagttttagccaatcatcctctcttaatcaacacatgaagatccacactggagagaaaccattcacatgcactcagtgtgggaagagttttaactgcaaaccacaccttaatcaacacacgagaatccactctggagagaaaccatttacatgcactcagtgtgggaagagtttcagccaatcatcaaaccttaatctacaTATGATaaaccacactggagagaaaccatttacttgcactcagtgtgggaagagttttaacttctTATCACACCTTAAtttacacatgaggatccacactggagagaaaccattcacatgcactcagtgtgggaggagtttcagccactcatcatcccttaatcgacacatgatgaGACACACCGGAGATAAACCATTTATGTCTAATCATGTTGtctaa